The Glycine soja cultivar W05 chromosome 6, ASM419377v2, whole genome shotgun sequence genome has a window encoding:
- the LOC114414577 gene encoding protein FREE1: MQQGDYTSAPSPYYQFPHLQNPNPNPNPNPDPHPNNPYASAPPFTPNYAPSDYTPYPSYPQNPDPSPPTAPSFPPSSSNPNLPPPFNPPFESNPPYQQQQPYFSPYDQHQTPPNPNSTPSSYNPVPSPYSYSGPSSVPPIPTYEPAYEAPVRPDQGGGYFDDRYRAGFTRSHSDLGSDFYGKSGGGADDGYGDGVYAYEGGKVEPYGARGTAPKSSTWAAFDDYGRSISFPSQKESSSVGGKIVKAVPKADTQQDVKGGGVQKFRVKLLAESGGQSTMDVLCQIGLDGIRMLDPNTSRTLRIYPLENITRCDRIDSSTFAFWSKSPVDIEPRRIRLQSNSYTTNTLLDIVTAATIQFKEMGGGRRPAEAVKTNELSSERKKGFGDWMNLIKPANEEKDHWVPDEAVSKCTACGTDFGAFVRRHHCRNCGDIFCDKCTHGRIALTADENAQPVRVCDRCMAEVTQRLTSAKESSSKPALQSHEDLAKKLQEELERNQKASGSKSDGSARRMKEVACPICTVHLQVQVPSSGSETIECGVCQHPFLVSAH; the protein is encoded by the exons ATGCAGCAAGGAGACTACACCTCCGCTCCATCTCCATATTATCAATTCCCTCATCTCCAAAACCCCAATCCCAATCCCAATCCCAATCCCGATCCACACCCAAACAACCCTTACGCTTCTGCACCTCCCTTCACCCCCAATTACGCTCCCTCCGATTACACCCCTTACCCTTCCTACCCTCAAAATCCCGATCCTTCTCCACCCACTGCTCCTTCCTTTCCTCCCTCTTCTTCCAACCCTAATTTACCCCCTCCTTTCAATCCTCCCTTCGAATCTAACCCTCcctaccaacaacaacaaccctaTTTCTCACCATATGATCAGCATCAAACGCCTCCCAACCCCAATTCCACTCCCTCCTCATACAACCCTGTCCCTTCTCCCTACAGCTACTCCGGACCCTCCTCCGTTCCTCCGATTCCGACCTACGAACCTGCATACGAGGCTCCCGTGAGGCCCGATCAAGGTGGAGGCTACTTTGACGACAGGTACCGAGCCGGATTTACTCGGAGCCATTCCGATTTGGGATCCGATTTTTACGGGAAGAGCGGTGGTGGCGCAGATGATGGATACGGAGATGGGGTGTATGCTTATGAAGGGGGCAAGGTGGAACCCTACGGGGCGCGTGGCACGGCGCCAAAATCGTCGACTTGGGCGGCGTTTGATGATTACGGGAGGTCCATCAGTTTCCCCTCGCAGAAGGAATCTTCTTCTGTGGGGGGTAAGATTGTGAAAGCGGTGCCCAAGGCTGATACACAACAAGATGTCAAAGGTGGCGGCGTGCAAAAGTTTCGTGTCAAGCTGTTGGCCGAAAGTGGGGGTCAGAGCACTATGGATGTTCTCTGTCAG ATTGGTTTGGATGGAATTCGTATGCTGGATCCAAATACCAGCCGGACATTGAGAATTTATCCTCTTGAGAACATAACAAGATGTGAT AGAATCGATTCATCTACCTTTGCATTTTGGTCAAAGAGTCCTGTTGACATTGAGCCAAGACGGATCAGATTGCAATCTAATAGTTACACTACTAACACACTTTTGGATATAGTGACTGCTGCAACCATACAG TTCAAGGAAATGGGTGGAGGCAGGAGGCCTGCTGAAGCTGTGAAAACAAATGAACTGTcttcagaaagaaagaaaggtttTGGTGATTGGATGAATCTTATCAAACCTGCCAATGAAGAGAAGGATCATTGG GTACCGGATGAAGCCGTCTCAAAATGTACAGCATGTGGCACTGATTTTGGGGCTTTTGTTCGCAGG CATCACTGTAGGAACTGTGGTGATATTTTCTGTGACAAATGTACCCATGGTAGAATTGCTCTGACTGCTGATGAGAATGCTCAGCCTGTACGAGTTTGTGACCGTTGCATG GCTGAAGTGACTCAGCGGCTGACTAGTGCGAAAGAGTCATCAAGTAAACCTGCATTGCAGAGTCATGAGGATCTTGCAAAGAAACTTCAG GAGGAACTAGAGAGAAATCAAAAGGCATCAG GTTCCAAGTCTGATGGATCTGCAAGACGGATGAAGGAAGTTGCATGTCCTATTTGCACTGTCCATCTGCAG GTTCAGGTGCCTAGCTCGGGTTCAGAGACTATTGAGTGTGGAGTTTGCCAGCACCCATTTCTTGTGAGTGCTCATTGA